The Spirosoma radiotolerans genome has a window encoding:
- a CDS encoding family 1 glycosylhydrolase: MSFLKIIEKKYGDGNYDGDQFGGAGGHDGSGLPENSPSNFMFATGIECSYPTIQKGKVRRDLLRECGHYDRWREDLGLVKEMGLNVLRYGLPYYSIHKAPGKYDWSFADEVMGEIKRLGITPILDLMHFGVPDWIENFQNPELPIHFADYAAAVAERYPWVRFYTPVNEIYVTARISAKDGVWNEQLKTDKGFVTAMKHCVAASIMANQQIAKRRNDCVIVQSESAEFTHELYAKPSPQITLENELRFLSLDLLYANPPSATVGMYLLDNGMTRKEYDWFMTGKPPGYQVMGNDYYGRNERIRLADGTIQISMDVLGWYEITKGYYERYRMPVMHTETNVFDADQAPIWLNKQWVGVMKMRRDGVPVLGFTWYSLIDQIDWDSQLGELNNHVNECGLYDLDRKPRPVAQAYKNLLNEFGQITIVPHGEVLELTDRPARLKVQV; encoded by the coding sequence ATGAGCTTTCTGAAGATTATCGAAAAAAAGTACGGCGACGGCAATTACGACGGCGATCAATTTGGCGGAGCTGGTGGCCATGATGGCAGCGGCCTTCCGGAAAACAGCCCGTCGAATTTCATGTTTGCCACCGGAATCGAGTGTTCTTATCCAACTATTCAGAAGGGCAAAGTTCGGCGGGATTTACTCCGCGAATGTGGTCACTATGATCGCTGGCGGGAAGATCTGGGATTGGTTAAAGAAATGGGACTAAACGTCCTGCGCTACGGCCTTCCTTACTATAGCATACACAAAGCACCAGGCAAATACGACTGGAGTTTTGCCGACGAGGTCATGGGTGAAATTAAGCGCCTGGGCATTACACCAATTCTGGACTTGATGCACTTCGGCGTTCCGGACTGGATCGAAAACTTCCAGAACCCGGAGTTACCGATTCACTTTGCCGATTATGCCGCAGCTGTGGCCGAACGTTATCCTTGGGTCCGATTCTACACGCCCGTCAACGAGATTTATGTGACCGCCCGAATCAGCGCTAAGGATGGCGTCTGGAACGAGCAGCTTAAAACCGATAAAGGGTTCGTTACGGCCATGAAACATTGCGTAGCCGCCAGCATTATGGCGAATCAGCAAATTGCCAAACGTCGAAACGATTGTGTGATTGTACAGAGTGAAAGTGCCGAGTTTACCCATGAACTATACGCAAAACCGTCGCCCCAGATAACCCTGGAAAATGAACTACGCTTTCTGTCGCTGGATCTGTTGTATGCCAATCCACCCTCGGCTACGGTGGGTATGTATTTGCTGGACAATGGCATGACCCGCAAAGAGTACGACTGGTTTATGACAGGCAAACCACCAGGCTACCAGGTCATGGGCAATGATTACTATGGCCGGAACGAGCGCATTCGACTAGCTGATGGTACCATTCAGATATCGATGGATGTGCTGGGCTGGTATGAAATCACCAAGGGCTATTATGAGCGATACCGGATGCCGGTCATGCACACAGAAACCAACGTTTTTGACGCAGATCAGGCACCTATATGGCTTAACAAACAATGGGTCGGTGTCATGAAAATGCGTCGGGATGGTGTGCCCGTTTTAGGCTTTACCTGGTATAGCCTGATCGACCAAATCGACTGGGATTCGCAACTGGGCGAGTTAAACAATCATGTTAACGAATGCGGCCTGTATGACCTCGACCGCAAGCCGCGTCCGGTGGCCCAGGCGTACAAGAACTTACTTAATGAGTTCGGTCAAATTACTATCGTCCCCCACGGCGAAGTCCTCGAACTAACCGATCGTCCCGCCCGCTTAAAAGTCCAGGTCTAA
- a CDS encoding GMC family oxidoreductase — MQTYSTTETIDAVIIGTGAGGAPLLARLAKAGLRVVALEAGTHWNPARDFATDEKAQEKLFWNDERLSAGNDPLPFGSNNSGTGVGGSTLHYTAYTPRAQPDDFRIRTDFGVGQDWPIGFDQIEPYYEEVEQFLGVSGPSSYPWGPARKRAYALGPLPVNGAGQLMERGCKELGIKTSPAANAALSAPYYQEGVGHRPACTNRGYCQAGCNIGAKASMDVTYIPLAIQYGAEIRSECFVTQLPKNASGKLSEVVYIRNGQEERQRCRYVFLCAGTIETARLLLLNDLANSSGQVGRNVMAHPGLQIWGEFDEDIRPYKGIPGALISEDTHRPKQADFAGGYLLQSIGVMPVTYMTQMARGRGLWGNALKQAALAYNHVAGINILGDCLPHAHNYMELSQEKDNRGIPKPRVYFSNGDNEKRMTAHADKLMRDIWAAAGARNVWAFQRNAHVIGTCRMGNSPEIAVVNADGQSFDIPNLYISDNSTFPSALSVNPALTIMALALRTADRFLKHEGLKAQSSVSQ, encoded by the coding sequence ATGCAAACTTACTCAACTACAGAAACCATTGACGCAGTCATTATTGGCACGGGAGCAGGTGGCGCGCCCCTGCTGGCCCGACTTGCTAAAGCAGGCTTACGCGTCGTTGCTCTCGAAGCTGGTACGCACTGGAACCCGGCCCGTGATTTTGCCACCGACGAAAAAGCCCAGGAAAAGCTCTTCTGGAATGACGAACGGCTGAGCGCAGGCAATGACCCTCTACCTTTTGGAAGCAATAATTCCGGTACGGGTGTTGGTGGCTCAACCCTTCATTATACCGCTTACACGCCCCGAGCCCAACCTGATGACTTTCGGATACGTACCGATTTTGGCGTCGGGCAAGACTGGCCAATCGGATTTGATCAGATTGAGCCATACTATGAGGAGGTCGAACAGTTTCTGGGTGTTTCAGGGCCATCGTCTTATCCGTGGGGCCCCGCCCGAAAACGAGCTTATGCCCTTGGGCCACTGCCCGTCAACGGAGCTGGCCAGTTGATGGAACGGGGTTGTAAGGAATTGGGAATTAAAACATCCCCGGCTGCCAATGCCGCCTTATCCGCGCCTTATTATCAGGAAGGTGTAGGTCATCGCCCTGCCTGTACCAATCGGGGTTATTGCCAGGCGGGGTGTAACATTGGTGCCAAAGCTAGTATGGACGTCACATACATTCCACTGGCGATTCAGTACGGAGCCGAAATCCGGTCGGAGTGTTTTGTAACGCAACTACCTAAAAACGCATCCGGCAAACTAAGCGAAGTGGTATATATCCGCAACGGCCAGGAAGAACGCCAGCGTTGCCGGTATGTATTTCTCTGTGCAGGCACCATAGAAACAGCCCGGCTCTTACTCCTCAACGATCTGGCCAACAGCAGCGGGCAGGTCGGTCGGAATGTGATGGCGCATCCTGGATTGCAAATTTGGGGCGAGTTTGACGAGGATATTCGTCCGTACAAGGGCATTCCCGGTGCCTTGATTTCAGAAGATACCCACCGCCCAAAACAGGCTGATTTTGCAGGAGGCTATCTGCTTCAGTCAATTGGTGTTATGCCGGTTACATATATGACCCAAATGGCGCGGGGGCGTGGTCTGTGGGGCAACGCCTTGAAACAGGCAGCCCTGGCTTACAATCATGTGGCGGGGATCAATATTCTAGGCGACTGCCTGCCTCATGCGCATAACTACATGGAGTTATCGCAGGAGAAAGACAACCGAGGCATTCCAAAACCTCGTGTCTACTTCTCCAACGGCGATAACGAGAAGCGGATGACAGCCCATGCCGACAAACTCATGCGTGACATCTGGGCCGCTGCGGGCGCCAGAAATGTGTGGGCTTTTCAGCGAAATGCGCACGTCATTGGCACCTGCCGAATGGGCAACAGCCCCGAAATAGCCGTTGTCAATGCCGATGGGCAATCATTCGACATTCCGAACTTATACATCAGTGACAATTCAACGTTTCCAAGTGCCTTGAGCGTCAACCCGGCTCTGACAATAATGGCACTGGCCCTTCGGACAGCCGACCGATTTTTAAAGCACGAGGGCCTGAAAGCTCAGAGTAGCGTCAGTCAATGA
- a CDS encoding gluconate 2-dehydrogenase subunit 3 family protein — MLPYYPTNTVRALLDTDQVTDATRQALTERLQLPPHQPTFFSVSEFALLQAVCNRLVPQDNPSGWIDMASNIDKRLSEHKYDGWRYDTMPPDEDAYRLGLMGIEESAQLIFQQEFRNISAEQQDFILKAVQLMEAPGDTWKKLPADRFFEELLTEATENYYSHPLAQEEIGYVGMADVPAWHRIGLNQLEDREPKRIG, encoded by the coding sequence ATGCTCCCCTACTACCCAACGAACACGGTTCGAGCGTTGCTCGATACCGATCAGGTCACCGATGCCACACGGCAGGCGCTAACTGAGCGCCTGCAACTGCCCCCGCATCAGCCTACGTTCTTTTCTGTCAGTGAGTTTGCGTTACTCCAAGCCGTTTGCAATCGCCTGGTTCCGCAGGATAACCCTTCGGGCTGGATCGATATGGCAAGCAACATCGATAAGCGATTGAGCGAGCATAAATACGATGGCTGGCGCTACGATACCATGCCCCCGGACGAAGATGCTTACAGACTTGGCTTAATGGGTATCGAAGAAAGCGCTCAGTTGATATTTCAACAGGAATTCCGAAACATTTCGGCTGAACAACAGGACTTTATTCTGAAGGCTGTTCAGTTGATGGAAGCACCGGGTGACACCTGGAAAAAACTCCCTGCCGATCGGTTTTTCGAAGAACTACTAACCGAAGCGACCGAGAACTATTACAGTCATCCGCTGGCGCAGGAGGAAATCGGCTATGTCGGCATGGCGGATGTTCCCGCCTGGCACCGCATTGGCCTGAACCAGTTGGAAGATCGCGAACCCAAACGCATCGGGTAA
- a CDS encoding glucose 1-dehydrogenase, whose product METTEFRPTSEEIPGQQLPYPARQSDMNPAPDSNLSNYKPAGKLTDKIAIVTGADSGIGRAVAIAFAMEGADVAIVYNENTDDAKYTKRIVESKGRSCLVIQADVRSSTACKDVVQQTVDHYGKLNILVNNAAFQMAQEKLEDITEEQLRRTFDTNILAYFFMAQAALPHLHEGDAIVNTGSIVGIVGNPILVDYTATKGAIHSFTKSLAIQLGKRNIRVNCVAPGPVWTPNIPATMPEDEVKNFGHEVALARPGQPEELAPAYVLLASNEGSFMTGSIIEVTGGKLG is encoded by the coding sequence ATGGAAACAACTGAATTTCGCCCAACATCGGAGGAGATCCCCGGTCAGCAACTCCCCTATCCGGCCCGACAGTCGGACATGAACCCGGCTCCCGACAGTAATTTATCTAACTACAAACCAGCCGGCAAACTCACCGATAAGATTGCCATCGTTACCGGTGCCGACTCTGGAATCGGACGAGCGGTAGCCATTGCGTTTGCGATGGAAGGTGCGGACGTCGCTATTGTCTACAACGAAAATACCGACGACGCGAAGTATACCAAACGAATTGTTGAAAGTAAAGGGCGCTCCTGTCTAGTCATTCAGGCTGACGTTCGGAGTTCAACCGCTTGTAAAGATGTTGTTCAACAAACGGTGGACCATTATGGCAAATTGAACATTCTGGTCAACAACGCGGCCTTTCAAATGGCGCAGGAAAAACTGGAAGATATTACCGAAGAGCAGCTCCGGCGGACCTTTGACACCAATATCCTCGCCTATTTTTTCATGGCTCAGGCCGCTCTGCCGCATTTGCACGAAGGCGATGCCATTGTGAACACGGGTAGTATAGTCGGTATTGTGGGCAACCCAATTCTGGTTGATTATACCGCCACCAAAGGGGCCATTCATTCGTTCACTAAATCCCTGGCCATTCAATTAGGCAAACGAAACATTCGGGTAAACTGCGTGGCACCCGGGCCTGTCTGGACACCTAATATTCCAGCGACAATGCCCGAGGATGAAGTCAAAAACTTTGGTCACGAAGTTGCCCTTGCCCGTCCCGGCCAACCCGAAGAGTTAGCGCCTGCCTATGTACTACTAGCCTCCAATGAAGGCAGCTTCATGACGGGCAGCATCATTGAAGTAACCGGCGGCAAGCTGGGATGA
- a CDS encoding RecQ family ATP-dependent DNA helicase — translation MQEDVVDTVLARQDALVLMPTGGGKSICFQVPTLAMKGVCIVVTPLIALMKDQVEQLRRRGIPAAAIYSGMHYREIDTTLDNCIYGNTKFLYVSPERLRTEIVIERVKQMVVCLLAVDEAHCISAWGYDFRPPYLQIAEFRELIPDTPIIALTASATPDVQADIVEKLALREPQIFRQSFARANLSYSAVLEENKDARLLRVLQNVPGCAIVYVRSRKQTQNMAQWLVRQGISADFYHAGLTTLQRAEKQDAWIQDRTRVMVATNAFGMGIDKPDVRVVVHLDVPDSLEAYYQEAGRAGRDGQKAYAVMLYTNNDLESLRFRTEQLYQPVEMLRRVYQAIANYTAVPIGGGEFTSYDFDLGSFTGTFNLPPQETHYALKQLQLEGFIQLNENYYHPSRLAIVLDNRQLYEFQVLNPRFDSFLKLLLRLYGGELFTDFITISESTLARAFLLNQPEIEELLEQLHQRNVIIYEKQKDKPQLTFLTPRLDAPSLPVNVQELNRRKELAMRKVQAAILYTEHPTQCRTRLLQAYFGEKPGVDGASTDRACGICDNCIKKKKKAEAASSAVREQVRDYVALANGPGVSPKQLSYHFAQTDADTLAQTLKQMLAEEEIQYNKSGNLTLK, via the coding sequence ATGCAGGAAGATGTGGTCGATACGGTATTGGCCCGGCAGGATGCCCTTGTCCTGATGCCAACCGGGGGCGGCAAGTCCATCTGCTTTCAGGTGCCGACACTGGCCATGAAAGGGGTTTGTATTGTTGTGACGCCCCTGATTGCCCTCATGAAAGATCAGGTCGAGCAGTTGCGCAGGCGGGGCATTCCGGCGGCTGCCATTTACTCGGGGATGCACTACCGCGAGATTGATACGACCCTCGATAACTGCATTTACGGGAACACTAAATTCCTGTACGTTTCCCCCGAACGGCTCCGTACAGAAATCGTCATTGAACGGGTTAAGCAGATGGTTGTCTGCCTGTTAGCCGTTGATGAAGCGCACTGTATTTCGGCCTGGGGCTACGATTTCCGGCCGCCCTATCTGCAAATCGCCGAGTTTCGCGAACTTATTCCCGATACGCCGATTATTGCGCTGACGGCTTCGGCCACGCCCGATGTGCAGGCGGACATTGTCGAGAAGCTGGCGCTACGGGAGCCCCAAATTTTCCGGCAATCGTTTGCGCGGGCAAACCTGTCTTACTCGGCGGTTCTCGAAGAAAATAAAGATGCCCGGCTGCTTCGTGTGCTGCAAAATGTGCCGGGTTGTGCCATTGTGTACGTTCGAAGCCGGAAGCAGACCCAGAACATGGCGCAGTGGCTCGTTCGGCAGGGTATTTCGGCTGACTTTTACCATGCGGGCCTGACAACGCTGCAACGCGCTGAAAAGCAAGACGCCTGGATACAGGACAGAACGCGGGTGATGGTCGCCACGAATGCGTTTGGTATGGGCATCGACAAACCCGATGTTCGGGTAGTGGTGCATCTGGACGTGCCGGACTCCCTCGAAGCCTATTACCAGGAAGCGGGTCGCGCCGGGCGGGATGGCCAGAAGGCGTACGCCGTCATGCTCTATACCAACAATGATCTGGAGAGTTTGCGGTTCCGAACGGAGCAGCTTTACCAGCCTGTTGAGATGCTGCGCCGGGTGTATCAGGCCATTGCCAATTATACGGCCGTGCCCATTGGCGGTGGTGAGTTTACCAGTTATGACTTTGACCTGGGCTCGTTTACGGGTACGTTTAACCTGCCTCCTCAGGAAACGCACTATGCGCTCAAGCAGCTTCAATTGGAAGGCTTCATTCAGCTCAACGAGAATTATTACCATCCGTCGCGGCTAGCCATTGTGCTGGATAATCGACAGCTATACGAGTTCCAGGTCTTGAATCCGCGTTTCGATTCTTTCCTTAAATTACTGCTGCGATTATATGGAGGTGAATTATTCACTGATTTTATCACTATCTCGGAATCGACTCTGGCACGCGCCTTTCTGCTGAATCAGCCCGAAATTGAAGAGTTGCTGGAGCAGTTGCATCAGCGCAACGTCATCATTTACGAAAAGCAGAAAGATAAGCCGCAGCTTACATTTCTGACACCTCGGCTCGATGCGCCCTCACTTCCGGTCAATGTACAGGAGTTGAACCGCCGGAAAGAGTTGGCGATGCGAAAAGTGCAGGCCGCCATTCTTTACACCGAACACCCAACCCAGTGCCGAACCCGACTTTTGCAAGCCTATTTCGGCGAAAAGCCGGGCGTTGATGGTGCATCAACAGACCGGGCCTGTGGCATTTGCGATAACTGTATCAAGAAGAAAAAGAAAGCAGAAGCTGCCTCATCAGCCGTACGGGAACAAGTCCGCGATTATGTTGCTTTGGCTAATGGCCCCGGTGTATCACCTAAGCAGCTCTCGTATCATTTTGCTCAAACTGACGCCGATACCCTGGCCCAAACGCTGAAGCAAATGCTGGCCGAAGAAGAAATCCAGTACAACAAAAGCGGCAATCTGACACTAAAGTAA
- the msrB gene encoding peptide-methionine (R)-S-oxide reductase MsrB, producing MIQKVIKTDEEWRQQLTPEQYRVARGKGTERAFSGEYCEAHDPGLYACVCCGTELFESKTKFESGTGWPSFTEPIEQERIRLEKDNSYGMSRVEVLCNICDAHLGHVFNDGPPPGGLRYCLNSVSLVLKRTADSV from the coding sequence ATGATTCAAAAAGTAATAAAAACGGATGAAGAGTGGCGGCAGCAGCTGACGCCGGAACAATACCGGGTAGCGCGGGGTAAGGGCACCGAACGGGCCTTCTCGGGCGAGTACTGCGAAGCGCATGACCCCGGCCTTTACGCTTGCGTATGCTGTGGCACAGAGTTATTCGAATCGAAAACCAAGTTTGAATCGGGAACGGGCTGGCCAAGTTTCACCGAGCCCATTGAGCAGGAGCGGATTCGACTGGAAAAGGATAACAGCTACGGCATGTCTCGGGTCGAGGTGCTGTGTAACATCTGTGATGCGCACCTTGGCCACGTCTTCAATGACGGGCCTCCCCCCGGTGGCCTCCGGTATTGCCTGAACTCCGTATCGCTGGTGCTGAAGCGAACCGCCGATTCGGTATAA